In Silurus meridionalis isolate SWU-2019-XX chromosome 29, ASM1480568v1, whole genome shotgun sequence, one DNA window encodes the following:
- the klhl38a gene encoding kelch-like protein 38 isoform X2, with protein sequence MAYSSLEHLPFKDQELPGQMLCQLNCLRHERILTDMLLCTEDLEIPCHRNILVSSSPYFRAMFCSNFRESGQTRVDLKGISSVILNGIVDYIYTGTITISMEIVLPLMQAASMLQYPRLFEACSAFLQEQLNPDNCLSMIRLSEILHCESLRERAKEMAVRSFSDVAASEDFCELSLPELMCYLEDDRLCAEEEQVFETLLAWIHHDPFSRRGAIHDLFKKVRLRYIHPTYLFQFIANDPLVQSSTLCTEIIESVRRLMFSVSAKCTRELKPLWTTPRRYTCRETLVVVGGRKNNEQTSREALLYDERTQRWQWLAKLPLRLYKASYVCIHSILYVVGGLSLSMASGDSTVSATVYTLSLKTNQWRTAEPMLEPRYAHQSVSYLHFIFVLGGIGADKQISNTVERYNSMFNKWEPMAPMPTAVLHPAVAANDQRIYVFGGEDSMQNPVRSIQVYHISRNQWMRMETRTVKNVCAPAAIIEDKIYIIGGYTRRVIAYDTKANKFVKCENMRERRMHHSATVINNKLYVTGGRFLNSHDVIEDSDCFECYDPKTDVWTSKGSIPYKLFDHGSLALVCVSNRPNPP encoded by the exons ATGGCCTATTCATCCCTTGAGCACCTTCCGTTCAAAGACCAGGAACTCCCAGGCCAAATGTTGTGCCAACTGAACTGCCTCAGGCACGAGCGGATCCTCACCGACATGCTCCTCTGCACCGAAGACCTGGAGATCCCATGCCACAGAAACATTCTTGTTTCGAGCAGTCCTTACTTCCGCGCCATGTTCTGCAGCAACTTTCGTGAGAGTGGCCAGACTAGAGTGGACCTGAAAGGCATCAGCTCAGTGATCTTGAATGGCATTGTAGACTACATCTACACTGGAACCATTACTATAAGCATGGAAATAGTTCTTCCTCTGATGCAAGCTGCTTCCATGTTGCAGTACCCAAGGCTTTTCGAGGCCTGCTCGGCATTCTTGCAGGAGCAGCTGAACCCTGACAACTGCTTGAGCATGATCCGGCTCTCTGAGATCCTCCACTGTGAGAGCTTGAGAGAGCGGGCGAAGGAGATGGCTGTGCGCAGTTTCTCCGACGTGGCCGCCTCGGAGGACTTCTGCGAGCTCTCACTGCCCGAGCTAATGTGCTACCTGGAGGATGACCGGCTTTGTGCCGAGGAAGAGCAAGTGTTCGAAACTCTCTTGGCCTGGATCCATCACGATCCTTTTTCTAGGCGAGGTGCCATCCATGATCTGTTTAAAAAGGTGCGCTTGAGGTACATCCATCCCACATACCTCTTCCAGTTCATAGCCAACGATCCACTCGTGCAGTCCTCGACGCTTTGCACAGAGATCATTGAATCGGTGCGACGGCTGATGTTTTCCGTGAGCGCCAAATGCACACGTGAGCTAAAGCCTCTCTGGACCACACCTCGACGTTATACCTGCCGAGAGACTTTAGTGGTTGTCGGGGGTCGCAAGAACAACGAGCAGACGTCCCGGGAGGCTCTGCTCTACGATGAGCGTACTCAGCGCTGGCAGTGGCTGGCCAAGTTGCCTTTGCGCTTGTACAAAGCTTCTTACGTCTGCATACACAGTATTCTGTATGTCGTCGGCGGTCTCAGCCTCAGCATGGCATCAGGAGATAGCACAGTCAGTGCCACGGTTTATACCCTCTCACTCAAGACCAACCAATGGAGGACGGCCGAGCCTATGCTTGAACCACGTTACGCCCATCAGAGCGTGTCTTACTTGCACTTCATCTTCGTCCTTGGAGGCATAGGTGCTGATAAACAGATCTCGAACACGGTGGAACGCTACAACAGCATGTTCAACAAATGGGAACCCATGGCCCCAATGCCTACAGCAGTGCTCCATCCTGCAGTGGCTGCCAATGACCAGAGGATCTATGTGTTTGGAGGGGAGGACTCCATGCAGAATCCGGTCAGGTCGATACAG GTTTATCACATTTCACGCAACCAGTGGATGAGGATGGAGACCAGGACGGTGAAGAATGTCTGCGCACCTGCTGCGATCATAGAAGACAAGATTTACATCATCGGAG gGTACACGAGAAGAGTGATCGCTTACGACACCAAAGCCAACAAGTTTGTGAAATGTGAGAACATGAGGGAACGGAGGATGCATCACTCGGCCACTGTGATCAACAACAAGCTGTACGTGACAGGAGGACGCTTCCTAAACAGCCACGACGTCATCGAGGACTCGGACTGCTTCGAGTGCTACGACCCGAAAACCGATGTTTGGACATCTAAAGGGTCGATTCCGTACAAGCTTTTTGATCACGGCTCTCTGGCCCTGGTTTGTGTCTCCAATCGACCCAATCCTCCATGA
- the klhl38a gene encoding kelch-like protein 38 isoform X1, giving the protein MKVVSMAYSSLEHLPFKDQELPGQMLCQLNCLRHERILTDMLLCTEDLEIPCHRNILVSSSPYFRAMFCSNFRESGQTRVDLKGISSVILNGIVDYIYTGTITISMEIVLPLMQAASMLQYPRLFEACSAFLQEQLNPDNCLSMIRLSEILHCESLRERAKEMAVRSFSDVAASEDFCELSLPELMCYLEDDRLCAEEEQVFETLLAWIHHDPFSRRGAIHDLFKKVRLRYIHPTYLFQFIANDPLVQSSTLCTEIIESVRRLMFSVSAKCTRELKPLWTTPRRYTCRETLVVVGGRKNNEQTSREALLYDERTQRWQWLAKLPLRLYKASYVCIHSILYVVGGLSLSMASGDSTVSATVYTLSLKTNQWRTAEPMLEPRYAHQSVSYLHFIFVLGGIGADKQISNTVERYNSMFNKWEPMAPMPTAVLHPAVAANDQRIYVFGGEDSMQNPVRSIQVYHISRNQWMRMETRTVKNVCAPAAIIEDKIYIIGGYTRRVIAYDTKANKFVKCENMRERRMHHSATVINNKLYVTGGRFLNSHDVIEDSDCFECYDPKTDVWTSKGSIPYKLFDHGSLALVCVSNRPNPP; this is encoded by the exons ATGAAGGTTGTGAG CATGGCCTATTCATCCCTTGAGCACCTTCCGTTCAAAGACCAGGAACTCCCAGGCCAAATGTTGTGCCAACTGAACTGCCTCAGGCACGAGCGGATCCTCACCGACATGCTCCTCTGCACCGAAGACCTGGAGATCCCATGCCACAGAAACATTCTTGTTTCGAGCAGTCCTTACTTCCGCGCCATGTTCTGCAGCAACTTTCGTGAGAGTGGCCAGACTAGAGTGGACCTGAAAGGCATCAGCTCAGTGATCTTGAATGGCATTGTAGACTACATCTACACTGGAACCATTACTATAAGCATGGAAATAGTTCTTCCTCTGATGCAAGCTGCTTCCATGTTGCAGTACCCAAGGCTTTTCGAGGCCTGCTCGGCATTCTTGCAGGAGCAGCTGAACCCTGACAACTGCTTGAGCATGATCCGGCTCTCTGAGATCCTCCACTGTGAGAGCTTGAGAGAGCGGGCGAAGGAGATGGCTGTGCGCAGTTTCTCCGACGTGGCCGCCTCGGAGGACTTCTGCGAGCTCTCACTGCCCGAGCTAATGTGCTACCTGGAGGATGACCGGCTTTGTGCCGAGGAAGAGCAAGTGTTCGAAACTCTCTTGGCCTGGATCCATCACGATCCTTTTTCTAGGCGAGGTGCCATCCATGATCTGTTTAAAAAGGTGCGCTTGAGGTACATCCATCCCACATACCTCTTCCAGTTCATAGCCAACGATCCACTCGTGCAGTCCTCGACGCTTTGCACAGAGATCATTGAATCGGTGCGACGGCTGATGTTTTCCGTGAGCGCCAAATGCACACGTGAGCTAAAGCCTCTCTGGACCACACCTCGACGTTATACCTGCCGAGAGACTTTAGTGGTTGTCGGGGGTCGCAAGAACAACGAGCAGACGTCCCGGGAGGCTCTGCTCTACGATGAGCGTACTCAGCGCTGGCAGTGGCTGGCCAAGTTGCCTTTGCGCTTGTACAAAGCTTCTTACGTCTGCATACACAGTATTCTGTATGTCGTCGGCGGTCTCAGCCTCAGCATGGCATCAGGAGATAGCACAGTCAGTGCCACGGTTTATACCCTCTCACTCAAGACCAACCAATGGAGGACGGCCGAGCCTATGCTTGAACCACGTTACGCCCATCAGAGCGTGTCTTACTTGCACTTCATCTTCGTCCTTGGAGGCATAGGTGCTGATAAACAGATCTCGAACACGGTGGAACGCTACAACAGCATGTTCAACAAATGGGAACCCATGGCCCCAATGCCTACAGCAGTGCTCCATCCTGCAGTGGCTGCCAATGACCAGAGGATCTATGTGTTTGGAGGGGAGGACTCCATGCAGAATCCGGTCAGGTCGATACAG GTTTATCACATTTCACGCAACCAGTGGATGAGGATGGAGACCAGGACGGTGAAGAATGTCTGCGCACCTGCTGCGATCATAGAAGACAAGATTTACATCATCGGAG gGTACACGAGAAGAGTGATCGCTTACGACACCAAAGCCAACAAGTTTGTGAAATGTGAGAACATGAGGGAACGGAGGATGCATCACTCGGCCACTGTGATCAACAACAAGCTGTACGTGACAGGAGGACGCTTCCTAAACAGCCACGACGTCATCGAGGACTCGGACTGCTTCGAGTGCTACGACCCGAAAACCGATGTTTGGACATCTAAAGGGTCGATTCCGTACAAGCTTTTTGATCACGGCTCTCTGGCCCTGGTTTGTGTCTCCAATCGACCCAATCCTCCATGA